From Acetomicrobium thermoterrenum DSM 13490:
GCGGGCTCTATAATCTTTAGTGTGGAATTTGGCTTTGAAAATATAATGGTGGTAAGAACCAACCAAACCCATTAAGAAAGGAGGCTCTTACCACCATGGCCAATGGCCATAATAATAATATCACCAAAATGCTCGGACTTAAAGGCTTCAAGATATCGGATACGCGTGAAGAAGAGGATGCTTTTGTGATTGAGGTGCAAGTTAGACCCGACAGGACA
This genomic window contains:
- a CDS encoding transposase family protein, which encodes MANGHNNNITKMLGLKGFKISDTREEEDAFVIEVQVRPDRTAVCPECNSKDFYRHGKAKPRKVLHTLINGKKVYLEIHGRQ